A single genomic interval of Chitinophaga sp. 180180018-3 harbors:
- a CDS encoding phospholipase C, phosphocholine-specific → MDSRREFLKKSVLLSGAAGLSTMLPASVQRALAIDPRPGSTFLDAEHIVILMQENRSFDHCFGTLQGVRGFNDPRAAWQPGATPVWFQTNGNGDTFAPFRLNIKDTKATWMGDLPHSRPSQVDAYNKGKYDKWLIAKRPGNKEYAGMPLTMGYYTREDIPFNYAMADAFTVCDQNFCSAMTSTTPNRSFFWTGKIVEPVDGLPKAHIRNDDYSYAKLPWKTFPEVLEDNSISWKFYQNEISCGGGFKGEERAWLANFGCNLLEFFAAFNVKFSERYINGLLRQVETLPDEINKLQEASPSSDDAAEKIRTSISKKQEVLDNTTRELQRWNKESFEQLTPAQKALYQRAFVTNSNDPQYRSITSVSYKDGNTEREITMPAGDVLHQFRTDVNSGKLPQVSWLAGPQNFSDHPSAPWYGAWYVSEILDILTENPEVWKKTIFIVTYDENDGYFDHVVPFSICDNNKPGTGKCSAGMDTEIEHVRLAHELKQGVSEKQAREAPVGLGFRVPMIIASPWSRGGKVCSEVFDHTSTLQFLETFFSRKLNKQVHIDNISKWRRTICGDLTSVFSPFTATTPDKQIYLDQRKMVEGINNARFKPAPGDFKKVSASDISAHLNGKKLPILQQEKGTRLSCALPYELLADARWQPDQDQLQISMQAGTQLFGNQSAGAPFTVYTHLPFKDPHSGETDNARSWAFAVAAGDTISYEWPVSAFPGRQYHLHLCGPNGFYREFKGAASHPRLDIQLSYDVAKKKATGNILLRIANHDSTAHDLIISDNAYNGKDIRRSIAAGATLDLILPLQKSLHWYDFTVKTAAVDTFSQRYAGRVETGEEGRTDPFMGAAV, encoded by the coding sequence ATGGATTCCCGCAGAGAATTTTTAAAGAAATCCGTATTGCTTTCCGGCGCTGCCGGCCTGTCAACCATGCTGCCTGCCTCTGTGCAACGCGCACTCGCTATTGATCCGCGTCCCGGCAGTACGTTCCTTGATGCTGAACATATCGTGATCCTTATGCAGGAAAACAGATCCTTTGATCACTGTTTTGGTACGCTGCAGGGAGTGCGTGGTTTCAATGATCCCCGCGCAGCCTGGCAGCCTGGTGCAACACCGGTATGGTTCCAGACTAACGGAAACGGAGATACGTTTGCGCCGTTCAGGCTCAATATAAAAGATACAAAAGCCACCTGGATGGGCGACCTGCCGCATTCCCGGCCCAGCCAGGTAGATGCTTACAATAAGGGTAAATACGACAAGTGGCTGATCGCCAAAAGACCAGGTAATAAAGAATATGCAGGTATGCCGCTTACCATGGGCTATTACACCCGCGAAGATATTCCTTTCAATTACGCCATGGCAGATGCTTTCACGGTATGCGACCAGAACTTCTGTTCTGCAATGACGAGCACCACACCTAACCGGTCGTTTTTCTGGACCGGCAAAATTGTGGAGCCCGTGGATGGTTTGCCCAAGGCACATATCCGTAACGATGACTACAGTTACGCCAAACTACCCTGGAAAACATTTCCTGAAGTACTGGAAGATAATAGCATCTCGTGGAAATTCTATCAGAACGAGATTAGCTGTGGAGGCGGATTTAAGGGAGAAGAAAGAGCCTGGCTGGCGAATTTTGGCTGTAACCTGCTCGAGTTTTTTGCGGCCTTTAATGTGAAGTTTTCTGAACGTTATATCAATGGCCTCCTGCGTCAGGTGGAAACGCTACCCGATGAGATCAATAAACTTCAGGAAGCCAGTCCTTCGTCCGATGATGCGGCGGAAAAGATCCGGACCAGCATCTCTAAAAAACAGGAAGTGCTCGACAATACAACCCGTGAGTTACAACGATGGAATAAAGAAAGTTTTGAGCAACTGACACCTGCGCAGAAAGCCCTGTATCAACGGGCATTTGTGACTAACAGCAACGATCCGCAATACCGGAGCATCACCTCGGTGAGTTATAAGGATGGCAATACTGAAAGAGAAATTACCATGCCTGCGGGAGATGTATTACACCAGTTCAGGACAGATGTAAACAGTGGAAAATTACCCCAGGTAAGCTGGCTGGCCGGACCACAGAATTTTTCAGATCATCCCAGCGCTCCCTGGTATGGCGCCTGGTACGTTTCAGAAATACTGGATATATTAACAGAGAACCCGGAGGTCTGGAAGAAAACCATTTTTATAGTTACCTACGATGAGAACGATGGCTATTTTGATCATGTGGTACCGTTCTCCATCTGCGATAATAACAAACCCGGCACAGGAAAATGTTCAGCTGGTATGGATACGGAAATAGAGCACGTTCGACTGGCACACGAATTAAAACAGGGGGTCAGTGAAAAACAGGCCAGGGAAGCCCCGGTAGGACTGGGATTCCGGGTGCCCATGATCATTGCCTCTCCCTGGAGCCGCGGTGGCAAGGTTTGTTCTGAAGTATTTGATCATACTTCCACGCTTCAATTCCTGGAAACATTTTTCAGCAGGAAACTAAACAAACAGGTGCATATCGATAATATCAGCAAATGGCGGCGCACGATCTGCGGTGATCTTACTTCGGTGTTTAGTCCGTTTACAGCTACCACTCCGGATAAACAGATCTACCTGGATCAGCGGAAGATGGTAGAAGGCATCAATAATGCGCGCTTCAAACCCGCCCCGGGCGATTTTAAGAAAGTATCGGCCAGCGATATCTCCGCTCATCTTAATGGGAAAAAGCTACCCATCCTGCAACAGGAAAAAGGTACCCGCTTATCCTGTGCGCTGCCATATGAACTGCTTGCCGATGCACGTTGGCAGCCCGATCAGGACCAGTTGCAGATAAGTATGCAGGCGGGTACGCAACTGTTCGGCAACCAGTCGGCCGGTGCTCCGTTTACGGTATACACACATCTTCCATTTAAAGATCCTCACTCCGGTGAAACAGATAATGCCCGTAGCTGGGCCTTTGCAGTAGCTGCAGGCGATACTATCAGCTACGAATGGCCTGTCAGCGCGTTTCCGGGCAGGCAATATCACCTGCATCTATGCGGCCCGAATGGTTTCTACCGCGAATTCAAAGGCGCCGCTTCGCATCCCCGGCTCGATATACAGCTTAGTTATGATGTTGCCAAAAAGAAAGCCACCGGAAACATCCTGCTACGTATAGCCAATCACGATAGCACTGCCCACGACCTGATCATCAGCGACAATGCATATAACGGAAAAGACATTCGCCGGAGCATTGCTGCAGGCGCCACCCTCGATCTGATATTGCCGTTGCAGAAAAGCCTGCATTGGTACGACTTCACCGTTAAAACCGCCGCAGTTGACACTTTTAGCCAACGCTATGCCGGCCGGGTAGAAACAGGAGAAGAGGGGAGAACGGATCCATTTATGGGAGCTGCTGTCTGA
- the pafA gene encoding alkaline phosphatase PafA: MNGMTKTMVAAVLGAFSALHGLTAAAQQPEHPRLVVGIVVDQMRWDYLYRYYDRYEAGGFRRLLGEGFSCENTYISHLPSFTAVGHSTIYTGSVPAIHGITGNDWPDQLTGRKWYCTEDTIVQPVGSSSNAGRMSPRNLLASTITDELRLATNFRSKVVGVSLKDRASILPAGHTPSGAFWFDDNNGNFITSTWYMQELPEWVKRFNAKKEPEALMAKPWETLYPMNTYIQSTADDVSWEGTFPNEKAAVFPHHLKEAYKKDPDNLRSTPGGNTLTLDFAKAAVEGYDLGNNTVTDFLTINCASTDYVGHKYGPNSIEVEDTYLRLDKDLSAFFQFLDGRVGKGNYLVFLTADHGAAHAIKFMQEHQLPAGQVETRKQLEGLNKILSDRFGVAGLATSFMNYHISFDKAKIAASKLDYDAVKKASINYFEALPGIQFAADLDNIGTNPLPEPINTMAINGYNRKRTGAVIVIPEPGWFEGSLKGTTHGNWNPFDIHIPLVFMGWHVKHGASNETVHMTDIAATLAAMLHIQMPNGCVGKPVKEITN; this comes from the coding sequence ATGAATGGAATGACAAAAACAATGGTCGCCGCAGTACTGGGCGCGTTTAGCGCGTTACATGGACTTACAGCAGCGGCCCAGCAGCCAGAACATCCCAGGCTGGTAGTAGGAATAGTAGTAGATCAGATGCGCTGGGATTACCTGTACCGTTACTATGACCGCTATGAAGCAGGTGGTTTCAGGCGTTTGCTTGGAGAGGGCTTTTCCTGTGAGAATACTTATATCAGTCATCTTCCATCATTTACGGCTGTAGGCCACTCCACAATCTATACCGGCAGTGTGCCAGCCATCCATGGGATCACGGGCAACGACTGGCCCGACCAGCTCACTGGCAGGAAATGGTATTGTACAGAAGATACGATTGTGCAGCCCGTAGGCAGCAGCAGCAACGCCGGCCGCATGTCGCCCCGTAACCTGCTGGCCTCCACCATCACCGACGAGCTGCGGCTGGCCACCAACTTCCGTTCTAAAGTGGTAGGCGTTTCATTGAAAGACAGAGCCTCTATCCTGCCTGCAGGCCATACGCCCAGCGGCGCCTTCTGGTTCGACGACAACAATGGCAACTTCATTACCAGCACCTGGTATATGCAGGAACTTCCTGAATGGGTGAAACGCTTCAATGCTAAAAAGGAGCCCGAAGCACTGATGGCGAAGCCCTGGGAAACCTTGTACCCGATGAATACTTATATACAGAGTACTGCGGACGATGTGAGCTGGGAAGGCACCTTCCCCAATGAAAAGGCCGCCGTGTTTCCACATCACCTGAAAGAAGCCTATAAAAAAGATCCAGACAACCTGCGCTCCACACCGGGCGGTAATACACTCACGCTCGATTTCGCGAAAGCAGCAGTGGAAGGCTATGATCTTGGCAACAACACCGTTACCGACTTCCTGACAATCAACTGTGCCTCCACCGACTATGTAGGCCATAAATACGGTCCCAACTCCATAGAAGTGGAAGATACCTATCTGCGCCTGGATAAAGACCTCTCTGCTTTTTTCCAGTTCCTCGATGGCCGCGTGGGCAAAGGTAATTACCTGGTATTCCTGACAGCGGATCATGGCGCTGCTCATGCCATCAAATTCATGCAGGAACATCAACTGCCTGCCGGTCAGGTAGAAACCAGGAAGCAGCTGGAAGGCCTGAACAAAATACTGAGTGATCGTTTCGGTGTGGCGGGTTTAGCCACATCCTTCATGAACTACCATATCAGCTTTGATAAAGCTAAAATTGCAGCCTCGAAACTGGATTACGATGCCGTGAAGAAAGCTAGCATCAATTACTTTGAAGCGCTGCCTGGCATCCAGTTCGCTGCCGACCTCGATAATATTGGTACCAACCCATTGCCCGAACCCATCAATACCATGGCCATTAATGGCTACAATCGTAAACGTACCGGTGCAGTTATTGTAATACCTGAACCCGGATGGTTCGAAGGTTCGCTGAAAGGCACTACGCATGGCAACTGGAATCCGTTCGATATTCACATTCCGCTTGTGTTCATGGGCTGGCATGTAAAACATGGCGCCAGCAACGAAACCGTGCACATGACGGATATTGCGGCAACGCTTGCAGCGATGCTACATATACAGATGCCGAATGGATGTGTGGGGAAACCGGTGAAAGAAATTACGAATTAG
- a CDS encoding WG repeat-containing protein, which produces MKHLKLIAPLLLTCALARGQQVTEADYLGEFDGTLAPVKIHGQEQFLHSAGTVLIDKLENISLYGVVVGVKHNAYGAISTTGKVIAPFKFDEVTVENNKDDMYPAQSYCFVTVKLNGKCGAIDTLGNIICPIEYDDVTSLHPHLFKIRKAGRWGWGEIKTGRILQAPVYDDVDRSYVMDNVVEITKGTHKGLAREDGTVLVPPSYKNFEALRFENASFFVYEEDNGKLGIMDSNGKAITKAIYDKCERGLSTGTFMVAVKDQWGLADSTGKELLPPEYEAIKAYGSAAIVSRNGKEGIINEAGKLIVPVEYNEIHAYNNTNGEAAQTTIISGNQHIFKMPGWFTARKNNRWNLFDANGKPLLSQACSNIHIVSNSKPVIEIQLADGETALPQIAGALVLPFIEGDLLDEYGPGYPYDSTNAGPVKANYLALSRNGKFGLYNTTTGKEILPTAYNRIEWQNSSLLLVSQGEDSTGMADATGRMIRKMKQDGFYTAVDTNRIVELNYLNDGNPQTTLSDLAGNLLYTGTHWQFKSDRYSRLLVPEKERRAHISYSDGLLKLWGEPRANVFLDTNGKEVVFKDYAFVGDFWHGLAVATKAINSKEYYGIINRKGDVVYPITADDMSAFEDNLITVVKDKLQGLIRMDGSIFIPLKYEQIDRFYQLPYYKVQSGERYGVIDTGGKLVIPVVYNTINYLEDGRLFEVVKDGKSGLLALDGKPVIPVKYDELQISRGYEKNIFPVLVKENKWYFYLDAQGKQLPYRSTKRKGYDD; this is translated from the coding sequence ATGAAGCACCTGAAACTCATTGCTCCCTTATTACTCACCTGTGCCCTGGCCCGGGGCCAACAGGTCACGGAAGCCGACTACCTGGGAGAATTCGATGGCACGTTAGCACCAGTTAAGATTCATGGCCAGGAACAATTCCTCCATAGCGCCGGTACAGTGCTGATCGACAAACTCGAGAATATCAGTCTTTATGGCGTGGTAGTGGGCGTAAAACACAATGCCTATGGCGCCATCAGCACTACCGGTAAGGTGATCGCCCCTTTTAAATTTGATGAGGTTACGGTAGAAAATAATAAGGATGATATGTATCCTGCTCAGAGCTATTGCTTTGTTACTGTAAAACTCAACGGCAAATGCGGCGCGATAGATACGCTTGGTAATATCATCTGCCCGATAGAATATGACGACGTAACATCCCTCCATCCCCATCTGTTCAAAATCAGAAAGGCCGGCCGCTGGGGCTGGGGAGAAATAAAAACCGGCAGGATCCTGCAGGCCCCCGTTTACGATGACGTGGATCGGTCGTATGTAATGGATAATGTGGTGGAGATCACAAAAGGAACACATAAAGGGCTTGCCCGCGAAGATGGTACCGTGCTCGTTCCGCCATCTTACAAAAACTTTGAAGCACTCCGCTTCGAAAACGCGTCCTTCTTTGTTTATGAGGAGGATAACGGGAAACTGGGGATCATGGACAGCAACGGAAAAGCGATTACCAAAGCTATCTACGACAAATGTGAGCGGGGCCTGAGCACTGGTACTTTCATGGTGGCCGTAAAAGATCAATGGGGCCTGGCAGATAGCACCGGCAAAGAGCTGCTGCCGCCGGAATACGAGGCCATAAAAGCTTACGGCAGCGCCGCCATTGTGAGCAGAAACGGGAAAGAGGGGATCATCAATGAAGCCGGCAAACTCATTGTGCCAGTGGAATACAACGAAATACATGCTTACAATAATACCAATGGAGAAGCTGCGCAAACGACTATTATATCGGGCAACCAACATATCTTTAAAATGCCCGGCTGGTTTACAGCCCGCAAAAATAATCGCTGGAATTTGTTCGATGCCAATGGAAAACCGCTACTATCGCAGGCCTGCAGCAATATCCATATTGTATCGAATAGTAAGCCGGTCATTGAAATTCAGCTGGCTGACGGCGAAACAGCACTCCCACAGATTGCCGGAGCCCTTGTACTGCCTTTTATCGAGGGCGATTTGCTGGATGAGTATGGCCCCGGTTATCCTTATGATAGCACCAATGCCGGGCCTGTGAAAGCAAACTACCTGGCCCTCTCCCGGAATGGTAAATTCGGCTTGTATAATACCACAACAGGCAAAGAAATTCTTCCTACAGCATACAACCGGATTGAATGGCAAAACAGTTCTCTGCTACTGGTGAGCCAGGGAGAAGATAGCACCGGTATGGCTGATGCCACCGGACGGATGATCAGAAAAATGAAACAGGATGGGTTTTATACCGCCGTAGATACCAACCGCATCGTGGAGCTCAACTATCTCAATGATGGTAACCCTCAAACTACTTTATCAGATCTGGCCGGCAACCTGCTGTATACAGGCACCCACTGGCAGTTTAAGTCGGACAGGTACTCCCGCCTGCTGGTACCTGAAAAGGAAAGACGCGCCCATATCAGCTACAGCGACGGCCTGCTCAAACTTTGGGGGGAACCACGCGCTAATGTCTTCCTGGATACCAACGGAAAAGAGGTAGTATTTAAAGACTATGCGTTTGTTGGCGACTTCTGGCATGGCCTGGCAGTGGCCACTAAAGCAATCAACAGTAAAGAATACTATGGTATTATTAATCGTAAGGGCGACGTGGTATACCCGATTACTGCTGATGATATGTCTGCCTTCGAAGACAACCTGATAACAGTGGTAAAAGACAAATTACAGGGCCTGATCAGGATGGATGGCAGCATTTTCATTCCGCTGAAATATGAACAGATCGACCGCTTCTACCAATTGCCTTATTACAAAGTGCAGAGCGGGGAAAGATACGGTGTGATAGATACCGGCGGCAAACTGGTAATACCGGTAGTGTATAACACTATTAACTACCTGGAAGATGGCCGCTTGTTTGAAGTTGTAAAAGATGGCAAATCCGGGCTGCTGGCGCTGGACGGCAAACCGGTGATCCCCGTGAAGTACGATGAGTTACAAATCAGCCGCGGGTATGAAAAAAACATTTTCCCTGTACTGGTAAAAGAAAATAAGTGGTATTTCTACCTTGATGCACAAGGGAAACAGCTGCCCTACAGATCAACTAAAAGAAAAGGTTATGACGATTAA
- a CDS encoding ATP-binding protein, with amino-acid sequence MRKSLYLFALSLVPIFLLLVVLFFSGYRIHRNSAQRMLTATDTLMMENPSIHLMDSALFVLNDAESNFRLYTVFYKRDYLQTFSDELGNVLGMIDTVSHSFRASGKDKHFDTLIQQKEQVSGRIAKLKSATDSMLTRTIKNEMLDNLLNSIRSYNVRQIKKDKVKVDTISMTQDQPTAKKGLFRRLGNAFANKKAGDTVKAQVRILVRTRDGKVIDKEKYDAQQLRKVVTNVNDYYKDVLRRQLANRMKLNEEESTLAGTNIAMMEEMKELLVSLREYAASQGRQKKVAAHVIVTDSAQEMRKIVLAGLVALLICLVVIAFTAWKVWENNRLLKKGKMLAEEQTRVRTDFLNNMSHEMRTPLNSVAGFTEQLSYTRMNTEQQQMVQSIETATDMLIQVVNDVLDFSKLEQDYISLVPQPFVLYQVYNDVISIMRVQAAKKNLELNVSFEGDKHGQANGDVFRLKQVLLNLISNAIKYTDKGSVTVTAILELQPTDRWLFGLVVSDTGEGISKDAQEHLFERFFQAGNSRSSSKGTGLGLAITKRLITMQGGDISVSSELNKGSVFTCHIPYEKVEVPLMVTKNTSELHEAVGASMEGRYVLVADDQEMNLLLLKMILTRWKCRFDMATSGTAALELFHQYHYDLVLLDIHMPEMGGLEVAENIRKDKDPEKAATIVLALTANITASDEERLRKAGFNGWLLKPFREREIYEAIMKQLPVTTSR; translated from the coding sequence ATGCGAAAATCACTCTATTTGTTCGCGCTGTCGTTAGTGCCGATCTTTCTGTTGCTGGTAGTATTGTTTTTCTCCGGATACAGAATACACCGGAACAGTGCCCAGCGAATGCTTACTGCCACCGATACGCTGATGATGGAAAACCCGTCGATTCATTTAATGGATTCGGCACTATTTGTTCTGAATGATGCCGAGAGCAATTTCCGCCTGTATACCGTGTTTTACAAAAGGGATTATTTACAAACATTTTCCGATGAACTGGGAAATGTGTTGGGAATGATCGACACGGTCAGCCATTCGTTCCGGGCGTCCGGGAAAGACAAACATTTTGATACGCTTATTCAGCAGAAAGAACAGGTGTCGGGCCGGATTGCCAAACTTAAATCAGCGACCGATTCTATGCTCACCCGCACCATTAAAAATGAAATGCTGGATAATTTGCTGAATAGTATCAGGTCTTATAATGTTCGTCAGATAAAGAAGGATAAAGTAAAGGTAGATACTATCAGCATGACGCAGGACCAGCCGACCGCTAAAAAGGGGCTGTTCAGGCGGCTTGGAAATGCTTTCGCCAATAAGAAAGCGGGCGATACCGTAAAAGCTCAGGTACGTATCCTGGTCCGGACCCGCGATGGTAAAGTGATTGATAAAGAGAAGTATGATGCCCAGCAGTTACGCAAAGTGGTGACGAATGTAAATGATTATTACAAAGATGTTTTACGGCGGCAGCTGGCTAACCGGATGAAGCTGAACGAAGAGGAATCGACGCTCGCAGGTACCAACATCGCCATGATGGAGGAAATGAAAGAACTGTTGGTGTCGCTCAGGGAATATGCCGCCAGCCAGGGAAGGCAAAAGAAGGTAGCCGCCCACGTTATTGTAACAGACAGTGCACAGGAGATGAGGAAAATAGTGCTGGCTGGTTTGGTGGCACTGCTGATATGCCTTGTTGTGATTGCCTTTACAGCGTGGAAAGTATGGGAAAACAACCGGTTGCTAAAGAAAGGTAAGATGCTGGCAGAGGAACAAACCCGGGTGCGGACCGATTTCCTGAATAATATGAGTCACGAAATGCGTACGCCTTTGAATTCGGTGGCCGGTTTTACGGAGCAGCTGTCGTATACCCGCATGAATACAGAGCAGCAGCAAATGGTACAGTCCATCGAAACAGCTACGGATATGCTCATTCAGGTAGTGAATGATGTGCTTGATTTTTCCAAGCTCGAACAGGATTATATTTCGCTGGTACCACAGCCTTTTGTACTGTATCAGGTTTACAACGATGTGATCAGTATCATGAGGGTGCAGGCTGCGAAAAAGAACCTGGAATTAAATGTCAGTTTCGAAGGAGACAAGCACGGGCAGGCAAACGGCGATGTATTCCGGCTGAAACAGGTATTACTGAACCTGATCAGTAACGCCATTAAATATACCGATAAGGGAAGTGTAACGGTAACGGCTATACTGGAATTGCAGCCAACGGACCGGTGGCTGTTTGGCCTTGTGGTATCCGATACAGGAGAGGGCATTAGTAAGGATGCCCAGGAGCATTTGTTCGAACGCTTTTTCCAGGCGGGCAATTCCAGGAGCAGCTCAAAGGGTACAGGATTGGGCCTGGCCATCACCAAACGGCTGATCACGATGCAGGGAGGGGATATCAGCGTTAGCAGCGAACTGAATAAAGGCTCCGTGTTTACCTGCCATATCCCCTACGAAAAAGTAGAAGTACCGCTGATGGTGACCAAAAATACCAGCGAGCTCCATGAAGCGGTGGGCGCATCCATGGAAGGGCGGTATGTGCTTGTTGCGGACGATCAGGAAATGAACCTGCTGCTGTTGAAAATGATTCTTACCCGATGGAAATGCCGCTTCGATATGGCTACCAGCGGCACCGCCGCACTGGAGCTCTTTCACCAGTATCACTACGACCTGGTGCTGCTGGATATACATATGCCCGAAATGGGCGGCCTCGAGGTGGCGGAAAATATCCGGAAAGATAAAGACCCCGAAAAAGCCGCCACCATTGTGCTGGCACTAACAGCCAATATCACGGCTTCCGATGAAGAACGGTTAAGAAAGGCCGGCTTCAATGGCTGGCTGTTAAAACCTTTCCGCGAGAGAGAAATTTACGAAGCCATTATGAAGCAACTGCCGGTAACTACCAGCCGCTAG
- a CDS encoding WG repeat-containing protein, with translation MTIKYLSLITTFGLLLCSITGSAQKGSAFKDGVARVENNGHSWYINAAGEKMFDTIFGTYHPAIRLSDAEIDIKEDQKMMLVSTQDKMGVVNDSGRWLLQPVYDSIEFRWKSHLYLRQHGKATYADSWGKLLLPLEFEEVELLKDDYFMVKSNNKWGVYNIREKRLQVPAVYEDIDYCGGCGAKGDYVFAQKDGKWGVVSFENKELVPFTYEHEHFAMRSDNWVRCFKKNDQPVVINIATRKEYAEPEYTQMDVIGNGMLKLKHNGHFGLVNENGSQVADYIYDDINDPYAEGTYGPYLSVTQHKKTGIIGEDGKVIIPLSYDGEIGGFANCFIVPVNGKYILVDSAGKKLLDREYNNISGVSAGRETDAAPVFILKQQALYGFYNPVNKKTVAPAFFGISVHDSGGLLEMEYQGRKGLYNVEGEQLLPVAYREYAALTPSLYMVRDGRLKGVYDIRAKRLVLPMVFEEADLLAGDSSLIRVTKKTPEGSYVYGVYNGKGEVIVPVKYGGISLIGKGTYLVSDEKKNATTYALFNARTGKLAPLPYSYLGMPGVEGQVVVEKNNQAGVVNEKGEAVIPCIYERVKALPHGIYQLVKGEKYGYADSTGKEIVPLIYDYDVSGDISYDLNDVLLLTKTDPQEQILKIGLASLQGVILTPPVHDRVLPEVSGHGYLVMNNSKFSVLSPAGKPISPLKFDDILLGERAGFGVVGIKYNFPLLCRIGNTCQYLTADGGLLPLKMSETIPFEEEGTWGAPEL, from the coding sequence ATGACGATTAAATATCTCTCCCTGATAACAACATTCGGGTTATTGTTATGCAGCATAACGGGCAGCGCTCAGAAAGGTTCTGCATTCAAAGATGGTGTTGCCCGCGTGGAGAACAACGGCCATAGCTGGTATATTAATGCAGCCGGCGAAAAAATGTTTGATACCATCTTCGGTACCTATCATCCGGCCATCCGGCTGTCGGATGCTGAAATTGATATCAAAGAAGATCAGAAGATGATGCTGGTAAGCACGCAGGATAAAATGGGAGTGGTGAACGATTCGGGGAGATGGCTGCTGCAGCCGGTATACGACTCTATCGAGTTCAGATGGAAATCTCATCTTTATCTTCGCCAGCATGGTAAAGCCACCTATGCCGATAGCTGGGGCAAATTATTACTGCCACTTGAATTTGAAGAAGTGGAATTGCTGAAGGATGATTACTTCATGGTAAAAAGCAACAATAAGTGGGGCGTATATAACATCCGTGAAAAACGTCTGCAGGTGCCTGCTGTGTATGAAGATATCGATTATTGTGGTGGTTGTGGCGCTAAAGGAGATTATGTATTTGCACAGAAAGATGGAAAATGGGGAGTAGTCAGTTTTGAAAATAAAGAGCTGGTTCCTTTCACCTATGAACATGAGCATTTTGCCATGCGTAGTGATAACTGGGTACGCTGTTTTAAAAAGAATGATCAGCCGGTTGTTATAAACATTGCCACCCGGAAAGAATATGCGGAACCGGAGTATACACAGATGGATGTTATCGGAAACGGTATGCTGAAGTTGAAGCACAACGGGCATTTTGGACTGGTGAATGAAAACGGCAGCCAGGTGGCGGATTATATATACGACGATATCAACGATCCCTATGCGGAAGGAACTTATGGTCCGTATTTGTCGGTCACTCAGCATAAAAAAACCGGAATTATAGGGGAAGATGGCAAAGTGATTATACCGCTCTCATACGACGGAGAAATCGGCGGTTTTGCCAACTGTTTTATAGTACCCGTGAATGGAAAATATATCCTCGTGGATTCCGCTGGTAAAAAGCTGCTCGACAGGGAATACAATAATATTTCCGGCGTTAGCGCGGGTAGAGAAACGGATGCCGCGCCGGTATTCATCCTGAAACAACAGGCCTTGTATGGCTTTTATAACCCGGTCAATAAAAAAACGGTAGCGCCGGCCTTCTTCGGCATATCCGTTCATGATTCCGGTGGATTGCTGGAGATGGAGTATCAGGGCAGGAAGGGATTGTACAATGTGGAAGGTGAACAGTTGCTACCGGTTGCATATAGAGAATACGCGGCATTAACACCATCGTTGTATATGGTGAGAGACGGGCGCCTCAAAGGTGTCTATGACATCAGGGCCAAACGGCTGGTGCTTCCAATGGTATTCGAGGAAGCAGACCTGCTCGCCGGCGATAGCAGCCTGATTCGGGTAACAAAGAAAACCCCGGAAGGCAGCTATGTTTATGGCGTTTACAACGGGAAGGGAGAAGTAATTGTTCCGGTGAAATACGGGGGAATATCATTGATAGGAAAAGGCACTTACCTGGTGAGCGATGAAAAGAAGAACGCCACTACCTATGCTTTGTTTAACGCCCGCACCGGCAAATTGGCGCCGTTGCCTTATTCTTATCTTGGTATGCCTGGCGTAGAAGGCCAGGTGGTCGTGGAGAAAAACAACCAGGCAGGGGTGGTCAATGAAAAGGGCGAAGCGGTAATACCCTGTATTTACGAGCGGGTGAAGGCGCTGCCACACGGGATATACCAATTGGTGAAGGGAGAAAAATACGGCTATGCCGATAGTACAGGGAAAGAAATAGTGCCATTGATATACGATTACGACGTTTCCGGCGACATCTCATATGATCTGAACGATGTGTTGTTGCTGACAAAAACAGATCCGCAGGAACAGATACTCAAAATAGGGCTGGCCTCCCTGCAGGGTGTTATCCTTACGCCACCCGTACATGATCGGGTATTGCCCGAAGTTTCCGGCCATGGTTACCTGGTAATGAACAACAGCAAATTCTCCGTACTCAGCCCTGCCGGCAAACCTATATCCCCGCTTAAATTCGATGATATACTGTTGGGAGAACGGGCCGGTTTCGGCGTCGTTGGTATTAAATATAATTTCCCGCTCCTGTGCCGTATTGGAAATACCTGTCAATATTTAACCGCCGATGGCGGGCTGCTTCCGCTGAAGATGTCGGAAACAATCCCCTTTGAAGAAGAAGGGACATGGGGCGCTCCCGAGCTGTAG